CTCACTGCCACTATTGCAAATCTGTGGGTATCTGTGATAATGATACCTTTCTATTTTGTAGAGAAACTGCCCTTCTTCATGACTTAGGTGATGTTATCCATCCGTGCTTTTGATTTCTTGAAACTTACACTGTCTTTCATCCCTTCTTTCTTACCTTGATTGTTCTAATTGGCTTATAAATGTGCCcacaattcaaaaacaaaaagccaaactCAAATGAAAACCCCTCAGTGCAGCAACCCTGTCCTACTGTTGTCCCATTGCAGGTTAGTTTAACGTACATGAAAATACTCTGTAAATAGCAAAATTTTGTAGATACTCAGGAGGCAAGATGTTTGATGATATTAGTGTATAGAATAATGTGACCTCCAACAAGGGCAATTGGACATTTGCTTTCTGAACAAAAAGACGAGGAGGAGATGAGTTAGGGAACTCCAGTGACTGGACACCTAGAAAAATCATCATCAAAGAAGGTTTATCAATCTTCTTGGAGTATAGGTCAGATCTACTGCTCTACAACCAATATCAAatcaaaatcaattttttaaacacACTGAAAAAGGCTTTTGTTTCTAATGACATTTTATTAAGGAAAAAGTAATATGAACAGAAACATTTCTAACTTTAAGAGAGTTGTGGAATCATTTTTCAGTCCTCCAATCCTTCACCTTTGCCAGCATGTAGTAGTGGTAATAtaggaagagagtgaagggagaTACAGCCGTCATTAGCGACCAACCTGAAAACAAATCTCAAACACAGTTCTTAAAGACTAGAAATCATTGTGGACAATAAAAGACATCTTCTTAAGAACTTTTTGCAAGCAGTTTTTCCCCATGAGATTAGACTGAtccccctttttcttttaatgtctagGGACATTAGTTAGAGTAGTTGTTGCATCTGGGAGGCGCTGAAGAAGACGCTGGTGTCACAGGGTTGTTTTCATACGTATTTGGAATAACCAGGACAGgctggaaaaaatgaataaaaaccagCAATAAGGTTACTACAATCCTATGCAATTTCTCCTGGTACCATCAGAGTGAAGGACAAAGAGCATTCTGGTAAGCCCATAGTAGGATTTAGCAGACACAAGTCTGTATTTCTCCAGGGCATCTTCAGATTATTTTACAAAGAAGAGACACAACTCACCATGTTGGTCGTGGTGTTTGCTTGGTTGGCAAAATAAGCTGTGACACAAGCTATGCAGACCTCCAAGAGGGAGAAGATCATCAGCATGGCTGAAATGCCTTTTCCAGAAAGCTGAAATCATAAATAAATAGTGAAATTTTGGCTAATCAGGAGGGCCTCACATGGGCTTCAAAAATTATTGACTCATCAAATGTGCTATTGCTTATACTCAACTTGCTCCATGCTTATTTTTCCAGTATCATTGAATGCTTGTTTCAGAGGAGTGTGAagttattttggattttctttaaaatgccagAAGTCTTTCCTTTTGGTAAGTAGGCTATTTTGTTTAGAAATATTAGAAAgaaggtagtttttttttcttttgtgacggcctcgtttttttttttataaaaatgttaaaaaagtcAAGCAATATAGAAACCAATGGATCATTCAAAATGCCGCTGCTTAGAAATAACCAAAACTAATGTTTGATGACTGTTATCCTAGCGCTGTGTGTACGGGGAAAAGGCAGAAGAATGGATGTGTGGAAAGATGCcgtgagagaggaagaaacagagaccaAGAGAGAGGAGCATCAATCTGTAAGAACGGAATCATGTTATTTCGATTTTAAGTAAAAGTGTTAAGCTCACTTGAACTCTATACAGGCCTTCTACTTGATCAGATACAGTGTAGGTAAATTTCCTTCATTCACACTTCTGTTTATTTGGGTCCCATTTGTCTTCCTTGCTTCCATTACAACATGAGCCCTAGCTGTTGTTTCATATCCATGTTTCTAAATGTAAACATATAGCTGTTGCAGGGAGAGATATAGCTTAGCTGGCCCCGAGCACAGTTCTTGCTAGTGAACATGGACTttgctttttctgtcttctgagagCCTGCTAAATGCTTAGTATGGAGGCCTGCTCCTTGACTGGAGGTTTATTCCTGTGCATTTCTGCTCATTCCCTGCTGGTAGCAGGGTACCATGCAGGGTATGGGAAGGTGTTGCCCTTTCTTCTGTCTCCTGAGGTCCTGGGTACTACCCATGGTCTTGTACCATACAGGATTTGCTTTATCCTTTCGCAGAATTGACTGCTCTCCACCCCAGCCTTCTCAGCTACAGACTCGAGAGTGTTAGTGAGACTTCTCAGTAATTTTTTTGGCTTCCCTTCTTTCCTTAGTTTTGTTTCTAGGGAAACAAGAGCGAGATCTAAAAGCTGTGCTTTTTTTCAGATACTTTGGGTAGCATCAGAATGATTATTTTCTCTACTTGGATGCCAGTTTGAAAGctgttattttgaataatttttgttcttttgtttggtATTTTGGAGGATGAATTTTGTTCTTGCTTCACTCTGCCTTATTTACCAAGAagctttctcatctttttttgcctcctgatatggtttgactctgtgtccccacccaaatctcatcttgtagctcccataattcccacttgttgtgggaggaacctggtgggagatgattgaattatgagggcgggtctttcccatgctattcttgtgatagtggatgggtctcatgagatccgatggttttaaaaaacaggagtttccctgcacaagctctattttttttttgcctgcccCTATTCATATAAGACatgatttgctcctccttgccttctgccatgattgtgaggcctccccagccgtatGGAACTCTAAGCTCGTTAAaccccttttttttcccccagtctttggtatttctttatcagcagtgtgaaaacaactGAATATACCTTCTTATATAAGCTTTTCCTTATGCTGCAAACAGTGTTGTCCTTTGCAAGCACAAAAGTGATCATTCAAATTCCTGACCTAAAACTCTTCTACGTTTTTAACAAAGAAGGATTGTCTCAGAACTTGGTGGAAAAGGAGTGTGCCAGCAATTCAAACTATTGACACTTCAAAGAACATACTCTAGGGGACAGGCATCTGATGGGAGTGCTTAGACAACTTTCAGATTATACCAACGGTTGGAGTCAGGATTTCAGAACCCTTTAGTTGAGAAGCAGATGGCTTCATAAGCCTGCCACTCTGAGATCACGTGGAACAGAATTACTTACACAGTACTGAGTGAACTGATAAGGGAAAtgttattgtgtttatttgttcaAAATATTGTGATATTGTCTTAATGTTAACATGTTCTTGATATACAAGGAAGTCATTCTGTGTCTTTCTTAAGATATATGTATCCCACAGTAATTTAATAAACTCTGCTTTTTGtaaactgaaaagcaaaagcaaaaccaaccccaacataaaataaaacaaaacctataAAACCACTCTTCTGTGGTTTTCCATTGCTCACAGAACGAAGACCAAACTTCTTAATTGGCCACTGAGGTAGAATGACAGCTTCCAGTCCAACCTCATTTTATACCGTGTTCCTCCATTCCTTATAGATGGTAAGCATTCCTGCCCTCGGGCCACCCATTTCCTCCTAAGGTCGGAGTCCATGCTTGGCTGTATAAGGCTAATGAATGTGTGATTCTGTTTTGAGCACATTCAGAGGCATGTGCTTCATTTTGCAATTGCTTCATTCCTTGGGTTTCTCTGTAAAAATCGGATGTTCTCATCCCTGTCATTTACCTCTCACTTCATACTTTACTCTGAAGTTTAACCAAAAACACTCAATAGCTTGACTACCTTATTTATATAGAATTTCAAAtgttgggaaaataatttttggaCAATTTTAGAAACCCTTCCCCATTGTTCATGTGATTGACAGTGAGATGGGCCAATAAAGGATGTCCTTTAAGCCTCCGTCTATCTGTAGAGGTAACCCTCTCACTTTATTCTATAGTCCTAGAGATCATATGACTAGGGGTGGggctagaatagaaaaaagattttCCATTAGAGCTGGTGTATGGTATTAAGAGATAAAACATAGACCCACTTTACAGGACTGAAAAGAGAGCAAGCACATGATGGATTATGGGATACTTACCACGGCCCAATAGTCTTGGTTAGGTGTCCCATTGATGCACATATCCACCACCAGCAGAATCACTCCAATGAAGGCAAAGATAGAACTAACAATGTTCATTCCCAGGCTGCCTTTCACCTAGTGGAGATGGCAGGCAAAAATCAATTATATACAGGATCACTgaagttaaatgaaataagaatcAATCAAATTTCATGGTTCTTAATTTTTGaactttcaaaacaatttttcaagttgaaattattctgttttctgCCCTTCTGGGTAATTACTATAAACATTATTCTGTATGCAGCCTAGATGTAGGGTACTTGTAAAAAGctgtagaaaaatgtaaatcatatAAAGCAGGCACTCATCTATTGTATTTTACTAAAAGCCTCATGCACAATAacaactatattttctttataaacaatgaaaaaactTCTAATGAGCATTTTTCTGTGGCAGACACtgtgttaaattatttaaattatctcaCTTAACTCTTACAGCTTTTGTATGAGGTGGTATGATAGCATCTGATTTTATAGATGGCAAGGTATTTAGACACAACATGTTTGCTGAAAAATTTAGGAATTAATGAAAACCCTAAGTCTCTCTAGGAACTAAATATGCACCCCCAAATTTAGAAGGAGAAACTCTTCAAGCTTTTGTGGGCAAAGGTGTATGGGTGACTACAAATCTTTCCCCAGTTTCTACAATAGGATTTTAACATGCAGAAGAATAATTGTGAAAGCAGATCTGCAGCTGACTTGCTAGGGGTGGCGTAGTTGAATTCTTTAGAATGTGCTTGTACTGCAGCATGCCTTAGAGCCTCCTGATGGTCTCTGAAAGCTCTTAGAAAAATTGTCTTAGGTAAGTGTCAGTGGCTGTCTCCTCTGAGAGGATGGAATCTATGCTTGGACAATCTCAATTAGAGGGAAGGATCCTtaaaggatgcagagaaagggtgctttattttgtttttggacTACAACAGGAGTGGTTAATCAGAAttaggcttattttattttattttattttgatttaattattttattcttgttttgtcTGGAAGAGCATGAGCTATACACTACTGTGTTCCTCTTTCCCCATTCTTCCCTCTTGTGCTGGATTACATATAATTTTGACACCACCTCTGCTCTAGTTGACTGTAATTCATGGTaaatcactttctttttcctGGTTCAATAGTAGACTAGGAAATTGCAATAGGTGGGGTGCTGTGACCAACAGAACTCAAGGTCCCATCTTACTGATCATTTTTATAAACTCTTCTTACGGAACAGGCTAGATTCATTTAATGGCAGTTTAAAGAATTGTAAAACACACACCCAATCTTGAGTAAGAGTAGGAAAGAcgcaaaaatgtgaaaataaaaatacaagacagAGCTGAGAAGTGGCAAATTAACAGTAGAGACTTGGTAACTGATGTGGCTAGTAGGTATTTCCTGGCTCCTGGATTCTCCTTTGGACTTCCCATAATAGAGTGTGACCTGACTGAACCAGGGAGCTTTCAGGTTAAAGCTTAAACGACCCTGATCTTTACTACTTCTCACCCTTGTCAGTTCAAGAGTCAGGATGTGGAACTCTGCCATTTCTTAGTGGCAGACTGTGTGGACCACTCTCCTACCCGAGCGCTCAGACCATGAGGCAACCAATAGATTTTTTTTGGGAAAAGTGCTCTCTTTTGCATTTCCCAAATCCAGCTTTTCAATTTTCCTACCCAGTATGTTAAGCTAATCATTAAAGGGGTTCAAAAAGCAGAAACAGTCTAACTTACCAGACAGGAGGAAAGCTCCTCAGATGCTGACACAGAAAGAGAGCCAGAGATAATGAACTGTGGAAATGGACAAATTTAGTTGAGAAATGGGTTAACTGGTTGTGCTTGGGAGTTTCTCTTTATACAAAAGGTTGATCTATTTACGTTCATCTAGCTTCCTTCTCAAAATTTTCTCTTGCACTTCTAAATTTTCTGGGTAACTCTCAGGCATGTATGttcttgacttcttttttattgttttctccttAATTTCTGGCCTATGAGGAACTCGTAATGTCTAAGCATTCCTTGTTCTGAGGCTTACGCTCCATCCCTTCTCATaatcaattgcatttttttaattaaaaaaaatttttttagaggtTGGGCCTCACTATATTCCTCAGACTGGCCTCAATctcttgaactcaagcaattccccggcctcagcctcccaagtagctgggactacaatcacacaccactatgcctgacttacttgcatatttttaatcatgtttccaatcaccttttttttttttctctctctctccacccaaTACATACATTTCCATCTCAAATGTAGTAGGAAACCAAAACTTTGGCTTGCTGGTTACatgattacattttaaagaatggAATAAGCTCCTATATAAAATGGTGAACAAGTTCCCGATATTTTTATGCTCGTTCAGAGctgttaatttttctaaattctcCAGCCCTCAGATGTAGGGCTTTATCAAGAAATGAATTGTGAATTGGCTGGAGATATCAATACTTTATAAACCAAGAAGGAGTGGTGTTCTAGCAATCTACTCACAGAAAGGCCACCCCAGAACGGGTATCCACCAATAACAGCAGTAGAGGCAAAACCGAATACTCCTCTATAAGAGAATGATGttaaacacaaaataattccAAAACCAAGGTGCATCAATCCAACCATGATCTGGATtacctgaaaaaagaaaacaaccattttaaaattacttcttcACTTTCAGACGTGTGAAACGTTACTGTCATTGCTGCCCCTGCTTATTGATTGTCAATTTTGCTGAGATCCATGGTTGTCATTCAGGCACGCATCTGAAGCAGGAGGTGGGCCATGAAGATTCTGACATACACTAGAATAACTGGAGTGTAGGTAGCCCTTAGTGAAGCGCCTTGTTTTGAGGTATTTGGGGAGACTTATTGGGGTGGCCCAGGAAGAATTCTTCAGAAAGTACAGCTGCTTAATCATGTGTTAGTATCTCTGAAGGCCTCTAAAagactattagaaaaaaaatactttaactGTGATGTCAGTAGTTGCTTTTTCAGATGGATCAGTTCTCTGCTTGGGTCATCCCAGTTACGGGTAAAGGGACTGGTGAAGATAAAACCATTTATAAGGCATGAATTATGTGCTTAGTCATGTTCTGAACACTTTACATTTATTGTTTCATGTAGTCCTCCCACAATTGGATTGAGTCCCAGAGACATAAAGACATGTGAGACCTTGTATCCAAGGTCATGCAATTCCTGAGGGGCAGATCTGGGAATTTACCGCAGCACATTGACTGCTGAGCCTGTCTGAACTATTCAGTACTGTCTTCCCCCATGCTCAGCTCTGCTCTACCTCTTCCATGAAGCCCTCTTGATTACACcaaattaatcttttttctttttttctaaatttctgttGCATCTCATGACATAAAACACACCTTGTTACTTGATTTTGTATTCATTGATattgttctcttttaaaaagttgcaGGTGTGCAATCATTTTCTTACCATTCTTCTTACCAATCATATATTACTAAAAGTAAGGTATGCATCTTTTAGCTCCTTGTACCTCTTATTGAACCTTCCTTCACTGTAAATAAAGATAGATTTCTGAGGAATAACCATTTCTAGATTGGTCCAAAAGTTGACTGTagatttgtcatttatttttcccCATGTTTACACCTTATCTATCCAGGAAGACTGCAAATACAAAGACTGctgtatttattcaataaaaagcTACTGAACACAagtaaattgaattaaaataaaaaaacccagtTTTATAAACAATGCTAACAGTTTCTTGAGACTTTGATAAAAACCGTGAACCTTTCTCCCTAAAAAATTATTCTTGCacctccatacacacacataccatactTTTGCATATAGTTTCAGAGGCATGATGGGCCTCCTTTAGCCTATCTCACTTAAAGAACTCCTGTATTAGACTTTATATTTGGTTTTTACAACTCTTCTTTAGAGCAGCAATTTAGCCATCTGGCCACAAACTTCCCATCCTCATCCTTGCTGTCACCTTGATGAGGGACAGTTAGATCTGGATTTGTACTGGCCCTCATTTCTCCTCCTACAGCCCTGGCTGTACCATTTACTGATGAAAATTGCCTATAGGACACACTTAAAAATTTGGACATACAATTTGTCTGCATTTGTGGACACAGAAGCACTTTAAGGTCTGAGTTGACTGGTACAGGTGTGCCACGTCCTGCCACCTGTGGCCCCTGCACTGTCGTGATGCCTGGGGCCTGCTGATGGTATAGAAATAACAATCTTCAGAGAGAGGAAGTAGCTTCTGCCAACTGGAGCTTTAAACAAAACTTCATagtcttttaaagtatttttatcaCACGCCTTTTTGGTGCCAGGCAGCGTGATTCAGTGGTTCGTCATCCACTTAGTCAAAGCCAAAGCCTTCTGCTCTGCAGGCCTCACCAGCTGTGGCCTCTGCCACTCCTCTGCCCTCCTGACaactgctccctccctccctcattctgttctattttattgGCCTTCTCCCTGTTTTTCAAATACATCACAGATATTTTCATCTAAAGACTTTTACACTGGTTGTTTTCACTTTCCCTGATATCTGCACGGCTCACTCCTAACTTCAGGTTTTTGCTCAAATGTCATGTTCTAAGGAAAGCCCATTCTGACCGCCTTGAAATTGCTGCCTCCTCACTGTCTGGTACTTTTTAGCCCTTTTACACTTCTTTGTTTTGTCCATATCATTCGACACCTTCTAATACACTAAGTACTTTACTTCCTTCTTATGTTTACAGTCTGATTTCCCCCACTAGGGCAAAAGTTCTGTAAAGGCAGAGATTGCACCTGCTTTGTACTCGGTGATATATTCCAAGCACCTATGTGGGGTTGGCTGTATGGGGGGTTTGTCCCATTGGCTTATTAGAAGTGGGGAATTTCCTctatctgggaggaggaggatcaGAAGGGCCACCTCCACAGCTTAGTAAATAGGCTGCTGCAAGAGAACTTAGGCTCATTTTTACTTCCCTAAAACATCACAACTTGAAATAGGTAGTAAGATGACTAGAAGATTTTCTGGCACATAATGAGCATTCATTTACGGAATGCTCCAGCAGAGAATTTCAAGCTATTCACAGGGAGAGACTTAATATAGTTTGGTGGAATTGTACTAGCGGGATGAATGAGGTATTTGGAAAGCACAGCGAAGGGAGTAACAATTCTACCTAGGCAGGTGGAATTTTCTTACAAATAgggcatttttgtttttacaatgcCTACAGAAACAAGGTGGTCAGTTCA
This portion of the Macaca mulatta isolate MMU2019108-1 chromosome 14, T2T-MMU8v2.0, whole genome shotgun sequence genome encodes:
- the MS4A12 gene encoding membrane-spanning 4-domains subfamily A member 12, which produces MVSSKPTSHAGVYETTPNPYYPPSSFTAPGSQQPPGSINLENQAQGAQSAQPYFITSPGTSAVSQPGQGNTQMINPSVGRAVINFKEEAKVLGVIQIMVGLMHLGFGIILCLTSFSYRGVFGFASTAVIGGYPFWGGLSFIISGSLSVSASEELSSCLVKGSLGMNIVSSIFAFIGVILLVVDMCINGTPNQDYWAVLSGKGISAMLMIFSLLEVCIACVTAYFANQANTTTNMPVLVIPNTYENNPVTPASSSAPPRCNNYSN